The Anas acuta chromosome 2, bAnaAcu1.1, whole genome shotgun sequence genomic interval TGAGTTTTCTGGATCTCCTTCCTACATGGAGAAGTAGAAAGGAGTGCTAACAAAGATAATTCagaacagtttgaaaaaaacataattaaaaccCAGCAGCTGTTTGCACCTGTACCAGAACCTTAAAGCCAGTCGCTTCCACCCCTAAAAAGGCGGTGGTTGTGAAGTCGAACTTTTAGATGCCAAGACAAAAACGTTGAGTTCTTTCTGCAAGCCAAAGAATGCCCACGGTCACATAAGAATTGCTTGGCAGATGAGCAGAGTCAGCAAAATTCCCCGCTACTGTTCTTGGAAAAGAGCAACCCCCTAAAAAGGTAGGGTGCAAAATGTCCTAACTCAAGCGTTATTACCCCAAACACCATTTGCCCAGAAGGGAAAGCCATCAATATTATCTGGAGGATAACtcatcctaaccctaaccaactAACTCATTAATTAACATCCTAAACCAAGAAAGCAGTATAACACAAAGCAGTCTCCTCAAGAAGAAATTCAGTTAATTCTTctggatttactttttttattttagagatgaGTTAGCATTTGGCCTCAAATGATTCTAAACAACACAGGGTCTTCATGTGAACTCAGAGCAAACAATTAACTTCATCATGAAAGgagcactaaaaataaataaatactaataaatcTTCTTCCAggtttttgcttaaaaaataaagaaaaaaacctgtgaCTCACTTCGCCTACTTTACCTTCTAAagaatacttcagaaagaatCATTCCATGAGGACAGAGCTTTCAAACTCCCAGCAATTAACTAGCTAAAACTAATAGCTTTTCCCCTAGGGAACATTAAGAGGGACAAGttgttttgttataaataaactGACATACAAACTATGAAATAGCTGTCACAGCAAAATTTGTAACACTAAAGATTTAGTTAAACTACAAAACGATCCCTATTtcctagagaaggaaaaaattaggCCTCCAAAAGCACAGAGCCTTTCCGTGGATACAGCATTATAGCATGCCTTgtttcccatcttcacatcctACTCAGAAGATAAACTTGGCATAAAAAGTGGTGGTGTATCAGTCATGTATCAgtcattttattattgttcatcttcattcttttcataaaagcaaCAATTTTCTCAAAGTTACACTGGTCTTCAAACACAATCTGGACTTCGCTGTTccctcaaaatacaaaattttccttgcatttcccattccttttaCTGACAACTGTCACCACCTTTCCAAAAAGGCAAGCATGCAGACTGTACTGAAAAggagatttctttcttccttcaagtaagttttaaatgaataaatgtcaTACCTTCCACATTGTTCTGCTTGCTGTTTCACAGGCGAAGTCTTCTCTCTCATCCACTGcaagttaaatttatttcaagatttaCATGAATAGATACAGAATACACAAAGTACCCAAAACCACttatgtgttgttttgtttatttatttatttatttatttatttttaattttatagcaCTGAATACGCCTCACCTACTTAACCTTGTTCCCTAATTCAGCATTGTGGGTACAGTTCAGTTAAACTTTGGGGCTAAAGTGAGCATCACTGCTTCACTCAGCACTGAGGACAAACTGATAGAACACTAAATCAAATTTGTCAAGTTCTCTACCaaagaaagtaattattttaaacaacatgaCAAAAATTGTGTACATGTGGGGCCGAGTTTACCAGCCCCGTAAAAGGGacatacttttctgttttctatcatttattatcaacaagcaagcaaaaaaaaaaagaaaaaaaaaaagtaaattagatATCCCAGGAACTTCAAAGCTGTTAACTACACTGTCTAGTGCCCAGGCACCTTCAGAGCTTAGTGATCAGAGACGGAGGGTTTGGTGGGCTGTAATTCTGATCACAAGCACACAAAACAGATCTATTTCAGTACTTCTACAAACTGACTTATTGACAAAAGTTGTAGGGGGAAGGATGAGAAAAACAGCCGGTAGGGATCAGAATCAGAGGTATAACCTCATGTTAAAATCGCCTCCATCGCTTTCGTGTCTCCCCAACTGCGTCACAGAGAGACAATTCACATTAAAGCACAGAGCCTTCTGCAGAGCGGGCATCACattgaaaacaaactgaaatcaaTTGACAAATGCTCTAAGCAAGCTATTTACCCAAAGTTCATCCTGTTATGTGACGGGCATTTGCACGGTTCATATGGCTACAAAGTTATCAGctacaataaataatattaatcaatataatattataataaataacataataaaCGCACATGTATAGCGTCTATCAGTTTGCCTATTTATCAAATCATTACAATTTTTTCCCCGATAAGTTGCTGTTAATTTGATCTGCGTTGGATGTGCAGCATCCGTTCTCTGTGCAGAATCCCCCAGATATCCCCAAGCACCTCTTTGCTCTGGCACACTGCTTCAATAAACCTACTGGAAAACACCCAGAGATAACAGGCAATAGCAAAGTTGGAAAACCATCTCCGCTGATTATTAATTCACCTGTAAGGTTTATCAGTTACCTACGCAGCGTCGGCACACGCGAGATACGACACTTTCAACATTAACGTGTTGCTGAAGCCCGAGGTTTCAATGTTTGCTCTGTAAGCGTGGGGAATGTTTTATTGCCCTTCCAGGCCAGCTTTAGATGGACTAGACTGATTGTCAATATACGGTGTAAGGGACTTGGCACTTCTGCGAGTGATAAAAACCTAACTGAGCAGCTATCCATGCATAGTGCTCCCTCGGCTTTGCATACGATACTCAGTTACGTTGCTGATTTCATAGCGGAGAGGTTTTGGCTGAACGAACACGTGCAGAGGGCGTCTGCAGAGCACCTCTCTGGGCGCCTGACATTTCTTCGCaatgagctgctggcagggatcTCAGCGTGTCCCCCCTCCAGCACGGGGATTTTCACACCCTGAATTTACAGAATTTGCATTCACCGTCAACCTACCGGACCCTCCCGCATGAAGGAGAAGTAAAGCCTGGCAGGTAACGTGCAGAGAATTTACGAGGGGGCGAGGCGGGGTGCAGGGAGTGGGGAAAGCCCTGGAGGTCCTGAGGGCAGTGGGCTGGGGATGAAAgggagggtgaggaggggggtAAAAGGCTGGGTAAAGCGATAAGGGGGATAGTGAGGGGCCGAGGGGGTAACTAGGGGGGTAACTAGGCAGTTGCGGGGGGTTGCTAGGGGGGGTAACTAAGGGCAGTAACTAAGTGGTTGAGGGGGTAACTAGGGGGGTACGGGGGTGGCTGGAGCGTGATTAAGGGAATAAAGGGGGAAAGTAAGGCGCTGAAGGGGTAAATAAGGGGGTAAGGAGGTAGGCAGGGGGTGATTAAGGGGATCAGTAAGGGGCCGAGGGGATAACTGAGGGGGGTTAGTAAGGGGTTGAGGGGGTAACTAGGCAGTTGAGGGAGTAGCTAAGGGGATAAGGAGGTGGGTAGGGGGTGATTAAGGGAATAAAGAGGAAGTTGAGGGGGTCAGGAAGGGGCTGAAGGCGTAACTAAGGGGGGTTAGTAAAGGGTTGGGGGGGTAACTGGGGGGGTAACTGGACAGTTGAGCGGGTAACTAAGGGGATAAGGAGGTGGGTACAGGGCAATTAAAGGGATAAAGGGGCGGGTGAGGGGGTCAGGAAGGGGCTGAGCGATAAGTACACGGGCAACCGAGGCGCTGTGGGGCAGGGCCCGCTGCGTGGGGGCCGCTCCTCACCTGCCTAAACCGGGGGTAGGGGGCCCTCGCGGCGCCCCAACGGTGGCGCCGCCTCTTCATCTTGCTGCCAGCCGCAGcaacttctcctcctcctcctcctcctcctcctcctcctccaagcgctccggctccggctccggctccggctccggctcccgCTCCGGCGCGGCCgcaccgccaccgccgccgcctccgccgcaCCCGCCGCCGGCCGAGCCCTCCGCGGCCGTTCCGCCGCCGGCCGTTGGGCCGCCCGAGGCCATGCCGCCGCGCCCCTCGCTCTGTGCCGTCACACGCCCCCcgcccggtcccggtcccggtcccggtcccggtcccgtcccgtccctcGCCCTCCCCGCTCCGCCGCTCGCCTCACGCGGCCAATTGGGGCAGGCGATGGCGGCTCCCGTCAGCGCGGTGCGCGCCGCGCGTCACCCGCCCGcgacggccccggccccggccccggccccggcctcgcgagaggggagggaggggaggaggaggcggggCCGCGCGGGAAAGCGCGAAGtgaggggacggggacggggacggggaggggagcggggcggggctGCCTCACCTCAGGGATGGCGGCCTCGGGGAGCGGCCGCCAGAAGAAAAGCCGGCCCGGACAGCACGAGAACGGGGCTAAAAGACGGCCGCGGAGCCTCCCCGCCCCGTGGTGCCGAAGGCTGGGGTGCAGCAGCACCGCGCCGGGGGTGGGACAGCGCCACAACCCCACAGTGCTCGTCAAAAAAGCCCCCCACCGATAACCAGTAACCCCCACACCGATAACCCGCAACCACACCAGTAACAAAAAAACCCCCACACCAGGAGCCCCCACACTGTTAACCCAAGCACACGCAGTGTTTGAGGCTGGCTTCGTGGCCGCCTTGCTCCAGGAAGCTGAATTCTACCATGTGGCACGGGAAACATAGGCGCTGTGACGGATTTtcaccacagaaaataaatgaaagtggTAACGGGGTACACATTGTGCCCTTAATAACACGCATCGGGCAGTGAAATCACTGATTTCCACACCAACGTGCTCAGGGAATCActctcagccccctcctgcatTGGACATGGAACAGCTGGgccaacaaaaaacacttcccTCCCTCACCTACACCAAACCTATTAAGGCAACCCTATTAAGATAACgtgatttttctcctccagatCAGTGTCAAAGGCAGCTACGCTATGTTTGCTCATAAGTTCAaatgctgctttatttatttattttaattccatttttcttatttagaagGATTTCCATAGGGTGACGGGCCTTTAATGACACTCATGACTCAGAAATATTTGCCGATGCAGTCAAACGGTGTCTATTAACGTGAGTCACTGAAGTTAATTGGTATTAAAAATGAGCCAAAACGAAAGGCAAGTATATGCGTGTCCAGCAGAATGACAGCGATCATCACCATTTGATCAATCTTCCCTGTGAGTTCTATCTGCAAGTTACTTTGAGGTAGCGCTAGAAAGAAGCGGTTGGTCCAGAGCATCcctgcaaaaagaaacattcGTGGCTTAAGTACCATTTACTCTTTTTGTATCcttttaagtactttttttaaCCCGTTTCGGACTCCTGCCTTCTGGCTCACTGATGACAGGATCAGTAGCCCCTCAGACCGCTGCCCTACTGCCTTTCTTACCAGACAAGGGGCAGGAAAACCCCCACTACTATTCTTGAAGAAAACAACAGGTTTTTGAGCACTTTCTATTGCAGCTAGGTACAATGAAAAGAGCTTATGAAATCATTACGGGATATTCTTGTAGAAAACTTCATCAcgcttggaagaaaaaaacatctcagctaagtaaaacagaaaacttgaatTGAAGCATAGTGGTTTTAGAAGAGTTGCTTCAAAGacttgtttaattaaaaagaagaaagaaagcaagttcCTACTGCAATCCCATCTTTGTCAAAGCGATGGTGGGCACCAATACAATGTGTTGAGCTAATACAGGCTGGAAGTTGTAACTGCAGCTGCGAAGTTTACCCAGTAAAAAGACTCTACAAGGCATTCTAGCAGTTCTGATGCAAACACAAGTTCAGGAAGCAGTGATTCATGGTTAACACggcagagcaggaagaagtCTGGCATTCACTGTGCTCTTACAGTAAAGAACCTGCACTGCACACACCATCCCAATCGAGGTATGCACTCCtaacaggaaagggaaataggCTAATAAATCtcaggagagggaaaaagacGTCAGAGAACTACTTTgtaacagcagcacacagactGCAATcaactttctcttcctctcatcattttcatttatgtagACTACACGAGAATACACTCCCAACATTTTTCAGCTCTGAACAACAAACAGCCCAACCAACCTCATTCACTGAACTACAAAACTGGTATCTGCACTATCTAGTCCAGAACAGAAGGTGCACGTCTCTATGCTGTACAGTAGAGACCTTAATAGGCAAAGTCTGCATAAAATGGGTGGCCACAGCCTGATTTTTTGATGTTTATAGGCTTGGGTCATACACCACCACAGTGTCAGACTAGATGAAATCGTCTATCTATGTGGGCCCCTCATTACAAGTCACATGTTAGGGACCAGCCTCTCAAAGGCcaaaaaacagcactgatacTTCACATTGTTTCTGCTGGGCCAACACATCTGTAGCACTACCTTTTCAGTTGACAACACAACGAGTGTTTCCACAAAGTACTCGATGCAACCTAACTACTGTGTTTGGTGATGCAAAGCAAGCCATGTCAAAGCAGGCACACACCTGGAAGCTGCCTTGCTGCTCACATTGaagaaaatagattaaaaaaaaaaaatcgcacTACAATTGAAGTGGCATCAAACCTTGTAAGGATTTGAAGCTTCAGCACTGCCATCCAAATTCAAGGAGGCTGCATCTATTACCTTGAATCTGCCCCAGCCCAATCCCCTGAAACAATTCCAAATACACATACAAACAACCCTTTTCccagacagattttctttgcttcatctATTCCACCTCTAACTCCTGTCTTATTAATCTGCCCCTCTAAAGACTCACTGGCTCACACAAGGAAGCAACCCACCAAGCCCCTGATTCCCCGCCACATTGCTTCCATGCTTTGGGAAGATCTAACTGCAACGGCTCAAACTGTGATGCCACCTCACCCACCTCACCCCCTCCGCCTACGTGAGGTTCCTTGCCTTCTGTCTCTTCCTACATGTACACCGGCACTAGAACCACGAAGAACATGTTTCCTGTAACACTCCAAAagccttttctgtttcaggatGTCGTCATTTCAATTCAGGACTGAAAACACTCCTAGCAAAAACCCAACAGCTAATAGCAAACAGAAGCTGTTTCTGCTGATCAGCTAGAAGTAACCTCTAAGTACTGAGGAGTCACAAAGGAGAAGTTGTATTACATTCAAGAACAGCACCCAGCTTACGACTGCTACTTTCCCTAACTACACTAAGCCATAAGAATTTGATTCTTACCTGCCATCACAGTAATTATGGTTTATATTGCCCCCAAAACACACAGGGCAGTACCAAAGCTGTGTCGGCTAGGTTTAACAGCTTCCACAGCTATTAAGTACAgtaatttctgcttccttttttttcttggaagaatattcttttgtttccaGCCTCAGTTAATTATTATATACACTGTTAATTAGCAACTATTTCTCAATACTCATAGGGTTATGGAGTCCCTATGACTGGAAAATACTCTACACCCTTCGAGATGAGAACAGCATATAAAGGCAGCAACTTGCAAGACTGCTCTAGCTTCAAGCAAAGCTTTCCTCATTGCTCTCGTCTCCTTTGACTTGAATACTGTCATCCTTCTACCAAAGCTTTATAAACTTCATTACCATGAATGAAGACCAGAGAAATTAGAGAGTAGCAGAGGATATAACTTAAGGAGCTGTTactaggattattttttttattgttcctggtgttatttttccttctttaagcCAGCAAGCTGTTttctccaagattttttttgttaggtTAAGAATATGTATTATATTGCAGCAACTTCTTTGCTGTAAGTCAGCCGAGAAGTCTACCAGTAAGAAGGTCAAGGGAAAGCTGAATGCTGATGCAGAGTGCCAACAGACTTCATCCTCGTTCCATGGGATGTTTGTAGCTACGGCAGTTCAAGTCTACGCTTCCATATGCTTAAAATACCAGATTTAGAAGCCAATTTCAGCTGACCTAGCAGATATCAGCAGTACAGTTAGAGCCAGCAGCCTGCCGGAAGGAGCAGACAGCTGTTTCCACAGGAAGGCCTGTAAGTGTCTCCCATACACACTTCCAATCTAAGCAAGCACATGAAGGGCTTGGCTTGTCACTTACCTAAGTGACCaggaaaacaagtgaaaacGAGATTTTGCTTGTGTCCTAACAcccatataaaaataaaggcagatgAAATACCCTTACTACCTTGTTAAGTTTCACAAGCCAGAAGAGAACGTGCTGCACACAGGTACAAGTAAATCCCTTGCTGGCAGGTTTgcagaaacaaatttttatttacacaGGCAAGTCTATCTTTAGACCCCATTTAACTCTTTACATTTCTAGAATATTTACATGATTTCATGATGCTCCAAGAAGAGAGTGATGAACAAAAAGATTACAGAAACTGTCAAAAGcatagcaaaaaaaacaacctatcATTGTGCTTTAAAACTTATGAGCTAGAATAACGTAGAAGAAATGTAGTTTTAGCACCTTGGTCATAACGGTCATGCTATATAAGACACTTAAATAGCAGAGGGGATTTCAGAAGTGACCGTATCCAGAGGTTGCCAGTGACAATTCATGAGTGAATCGTAGAGTTCTTCGCTTGTCTCCATAAACTGTCTGTTCATTTCATCAACATCCAAGTAGAGCTGTggatctgaaaataaaagcctgGTAAGTACAAGTATCGGATCTGAGGCATGCACACAAAAAGCACTCATGTGAAATGGCTGATAAGATGTATTTTAAGCTATATGTAATAAGCTATTAGACCTACTTATTTTAGTGAGATATTTAGTCCTCTAAAATGTTAAACCTCACAACTCCAACTTTTGGGAATCCTACGGGCTAGGACTGCATTATCTTTATCTTGAAAGACGAATAAAGATGACGTTTAAGGATAATCGGCCATGAGACCTTCCCAAGAGCCATTTAATTCACTTCTACTCTAATAGATGTTACACAAGATAGTTTCTCAACGCTGACACAAAATGCCTCCACGTGAAAAACTCTGCAAACCTTCCAGGACACAATTACGTTTTGTACCAAATTTGTAAGAGCAAGCCGAATCCTCCTTTTGGAATCTGCAACATAAGCTTTTACCTCGGGGTGGAGAACAAAGCTTTTGCGTATTATTGAGTTTCTAATATAGAATCTGCTTAGTGGAATCAATACGAAGAACAAAAGTTCTGTGTTAGATCATTTtcaaaggggaaggaaggcacAGTTACACGAAACTAGCTGCGAAGCACTGACAGCGTCCCATTTTCCTTGATGCACTCAGTGTATGCCGTATCAGCTTTAAAACCCCAACTGATTGCATGCAGATCAACCCCACAGAGGTTTGACCTTTGCATCAGCTGAATTTTCAAGATGTTCTTCATCCAGTAGAGGTTGGCTTGTACTGTTAAAAGGCACAAGTATGGCTACACTCAAGTCACAATGATAGAACCCTTGTTACCTTCAGTCATAAGGTCATCACTGATTTCAGTCATAACTGAAGAttcctgaaagacagaaaaggctAAGTTTAATCATAACgcatttcagaaagcatcaGATTCAAAGTGCTGCATTCTCAACCCATTCCTTCTTCCTACGACTACAGGGGTAGATggcatttcatatttatttttaaaagaaagccaATTATTACAGTACAGGTCAGAAGGCACTTCTGGAGGTCACAACTGATAAACTGACCACGATAAGACCACTTACAGCAACTGTTTAATTTGCATTAAGCAAAGCAAATCAGAAGAACAGGAACAGAATTGTATACAGTTATGCTGTCAAAAGCATTATTTGGTATACATGAACAAAAAATGGTGTATAAATCACTAATTCTATGGATTTAATATTTAAGcttaaaataaacttaaatacAAACTTAATAAACTTAAATACAAACACCTCTGAATGGAACCTGCTGTTTTAACCTTCACAGTAAGCAGAAAGCATGTTTTcagctttggatttttttttttttttgccgaTTCACACAAATCTGCACCGCTTATTATCTGTGaaatagcaacaaaaaatacttcataGCAAGTGTGCAGTATCTTTACCTCAAAAAGAGCTGGAGCCATTACAGCATCTCCTAAAGAGCAGTCTCCAACAGCCTGCATGCTGTCATAGGGAGCATAGGAGCTGTAGTTGTACTCAGCATAAGCATCGTAACTCCACTGCGAGTAGTAGTTCTGATAATCTTGGTAATAATCATTATAGTTGTATGACTGGTACCGCTGGAATTCTGCTTTCAGTCTGAAACACGAGAAGTTGCATACAGTTAGAGAACAAACTCTAAACCCAGTTCTGAACTTAAACAATTTGTCAGCTTACGTACTTCAAAGCTTAAAAGGAAGCTTTCCTAAAAGCTGTCACTTAGGTGACTACAAGTCACAGCACAAAACCCCATCTATACAGAAGCAAACATCCTCACCTTTGCCAATACCAGAAGTAATTGTTTTCATGGATTAACTCCAGAGCCTTGACATTGTTACCTGTATATAGCAAGTATTTTTAGCGTTGGCATAAGCAAGCTGCTGCTAAGTCTCTGTGCTTTGCTAAAGATTGATTTATTAAGACCAGAGACATTTatccagcacagctgctttaaAGATGCAGTCTTAACCCTTCTGTCTTTTGTTTGGTTAATTACTAGATCTTATTTCCAGAAAGAAGTGAATGGAGTCAGATTATCCATTTCAAAGAAGCATCTGACACTGCCTGACAGTTTGCCATGCCTACCTCCACCTgctcagttttttgtttgtttaaagtcCATGAAACATTCAACAGCTGCCAAGTATACCACTCAGGTGAAGTCAGTCTTGCTTAACTACATAATCACAGTTGTCCAGTAGGAAGCCTTACCAGTGGGAGAATTACAAAATACAGCGGTTCTGAAGAAGAAAGGGCCAGCTAATTAGTTTTCACTACTTTCCCTTTCAAGATTTTCTCCGGGGCAGCTTCAGACTACGGACAAGAACCAAGACAAGTGCTATCTGTACTAAAACTGATGTACACTGCATAAACTACGTTCAGATAACCCAGCtgcatattcaaaaaaaatccactgtttaGACTTTTCTTCACTGATTCTGTACAGGCAGGccttctgtgtttgcagtgcCCAATTTATCTGACTTGAACTGGGGATGCAGAGAAGTGAGTTCTATGCTTTTTGTCAAGAATACAGGCTGAAGGCATTCTGAAACAGcttccaaaacaagcaaacaactgaAACTAATCCAGTGGCTGGATATTTCAATGCTAAGAGAGCATGGTACTCAGCCATTCAGAAACTTGTTACTGATGTGTCTTTTAATACCTACGCTTGTTTCAATACTGTAAAGCTACACAAGTTCTAATAAAGAGGTAATCCATTGTCTTGTTACTGTagtaaacaaacagaagataCATCATCTTACATCTTCTGTTTCCAACTGCACTCTTCCTACATACAGTTCTGTAgggaaggaaaatctgaaaatactgttgACATTCATCTGGATAGCCAAAGCGAGAAAACATGTTTGTGGCTTattcttgttttcaaaataaaaatattaatttaataaagaaatttggCAAAGAAattttggacagtgctctcttGGAGAAGAGCATTTCTGTTCTAAAGCAGGAGGCAACATTTGCAGAATTATGCTAgctaaacagaaacagaagcgttattttttttactgtttaacaGAACACACAAGCTAACCTCATGAACATATTGGAATTGTTTATATGAAGTCCTCTTTTGTCAGTATCCTGAATCAGAGTTCATCAAATTTGGTATCGGTTCTTTAACTATTCAGAGACCTAAATTGCCCTAAATAAATGATGGAACTGAGCCAGTAGAGTAAGAAACCCTCTCAGGAAGTGCTAAACTTTAAACTCCCCGTTGCCCTAAGCtcatgaaaagcaaagaatagTATTCTACACTTGTTCTAGTAATAAACTCCTTTGGCTTTCTCCCTGCATTCCCAGATTTTCCCTCGCTTCTTTCCTGTCAGCCCACTGGGAAACTAGTTCTGTGCTCTTCTCAAACTAGAGGGAAAGGTCTAAGAACAAGAACTCCCCAGCGTATAAAACCACTTGTTGTCCCTTCTACTTCATATAGGCCCAAATCTGAAAGTATTTACGAATGCATTCAGCTTTGCTACTGTTGAGAAACAAGGCTGGTTACAATGGCAGCTAAGCCCAAGTGACACTGTCTGGCTAGACATAAGAGGTGGATTCCCCCAGCCATCCTGAAACAGGTTGATGAATCCAGGGAGTCAAAACATAGCACTTctgcatttttggttttgtagaCTGCATCCTGTGTACAGCCATTACAGCAAGGGCCACAGACTTTACAAAGGCAGAGCTACAAGAATCTGATTATTTAGAATAACTGTATCAATGCACAACTCATTGGTTACCTTTTAGAAATTCCTATGCTCAGCCGGATTCGTTTTCCCCCCAGACCTGGTGCATTCTGGCAGTCTTGCAGTGCCCTCATCTGATCACCTTGCTCACCAAATCTGACATAGGCATACCCTCTACAATTttcaaaagggagaaaacaaattCTAGTATGCATAACAGTTACAAAACTAATGAATTCAATTTCTGTCTTCTACAAAAAAACAAGATAGCAGCTACTAGAGCTTCCATTACTTAAGCAACCTCTCCGGCATGTGCACATGCACAGAAAAGGCTTTCACCAAATTAAAAAACTTGGGCCAGAAGCAAAAAGCTTGTTCCTTGGTAGCATTAAGATGCAACTCGCTAAGAGCCagcaaaacaatacattttaagTGCTATCTGCGTAAGTAATCAGATTCCATATTTCTGCATATACAGCAGTTAATCAGTTAGCATTAACCCACTCCTACCACTGCATAACACTAGCATTcttttttatctgctttctcAGAAGGTTCTTGAATTAGTCTATTACAGGCAGCGTTGTCTGAACAGCAAACTCGCTCATTCCTGCTTGACTCACTGCATGGCCAGTAGTTTCTGCTAGACTTTATTTACTACTAACATTAGGTTccatcccccaaccccctaagATTTGCCAGGGCTTATGTTTTTCCCCAAACGAAGTAGgaattattttgtcttcagtATTGCAGATGACTAAGTAGACACACAGCAGCGCTGATTTCAGTGCAcagctcttccttctcccacagcttctagttgttttttttccccccatgtaGATATGCATATGGGTAAGTTGAAGCTTATCACAGTAACTGCCTGAACTAACTGGAAAGCTCTTAAAAACACTCAAGGATCTGTGCTATTAAGAAAAGCAGTGCTAAAGACTAATCTCACTCTTCCTGCCccagaaaaaaagcactggaacagctCCGACGCAAGCTCTTACATATCGCTTATAAAAGCGAACACACTGATAACGTTACACATTTGCACTGGAATTACCTGGAATATCCCAGCAGGTCTGTTGCTATTTTGCAGTCAATACATGAGGGATACCTCTTTAGGAAATAGTCATAGAGCTGGAAATCATCCACTTCTGGAGTAAGCTCCCCAACAAATATTGAATAATCTggtctttaaaaagagagagagagagagaacaatttTAAGGTTCAAGACTAAGATAGCTGATTCCCATTATATTCACAGTTAGTTAtcatcagacaaaaaaaaaaaagagacaaatctGTAAGGAGTACTAAGTACAGAACTCTACTGAGTTGCATAGAAAATTGCAATGCCACCACTCTAATCTAAAGTT includes:
- the LOC137851614 gene encoding tRNA selenocysteine 1-associated protein 1-like isoform X3; the encoded protein is MGPQASFKGKDLLGKKRECLQAYSWWRTPQKKRKKKNKIKPGRIEFVSSSSSARPDYSIFVGELTPEVDDFQLYDYFLKRYPSCIDCKIATDLLGYSRLKAEFQRYQSYNYNDYYQDYQNYYSQWSYDAYAEYNYSSYAPYDSMQAVGDCSLGDAVMAPALFEESSVMTEISDDLMTEDPQLYLDVDEMNRQFMETSEELYDSLMNCHWQPLDTVTSEIPSAI
- the LOC137851614 gene encoding tRNA selenocysteine 1-associated protein 1-like isoform X2, with the protein product MANQDLLGKKRECLQAYSWWRTPQKKRKKKNKIKPGRIEFVSSSSSARPDYSIFVGELTPEVDDFQLYDYFLKRYPSCIDCKIATDLLGYSRGYAYVRFGEQGDQMRALQDCQNAPGLGGKRIRLSIGISKRLKAEFQRYQSYNYNDYYQDYQNYYSQWSYDAYAEYNYSSYAPYDSMQAVGDCSLGDAVMAPALFEESSVMTEISDDLMTEDPQLYLDVDEMNRQFMETSEELYDSLMNCHWQPLDTVTSEIPSAI
- the LOC137851614 gene encoding tRNA selenocysteine 1-associated protein 1-like isoform X1; this translates as MGPQASFKGKDLLGKKRECLQAYSWWRTPQKKRKKKNKIKPGRIEFVSSSSSARPDYSIFVGELTPEVDDFQLYDYFLKRYPSCIDCKIATDLLGYSRGYAYVRFGEQGDQMRALQDCQNAPGLGGKRIRLSIGISKRLKAEFQRYQSYNYNDYYQDYQNYYSQWSYDAYAEYNYSSYAPYDSMQAVGDCSLGDAVMAPALFEESSVMTEISDDLMTEDPQLYLDVDEMNRQFMETSEELYDSLMNCHWQPLDTVTSEIPSAI